The Juglans microcarpa x Juglans regia isolate MS1-56 chromosome 2D, Jm3101_v1.0, whole genome shotgun sequence DNA window GCCTATGAATGAATTATGATGTGTTTAATTGTTTGAACCGTCTCAAGATTTGGGGGTCGGAAGAATCTATGAGTGAGTTTGGATATTTTcattgacaaaaaataaagagaaaggcaaaaaataaaaaaagaacaagcaTTGGATCCGATGCTTGTCCTTTTTTCCAAGACTGGATTTAGCAGTAAACATTGTTGCAGTTCTGTCAGGCAGTTAATTGCCACGAGTAGACAAGCATCAGGCGTAACTCACTCCGATCTTATccaaattttaaggttataaaGAGAAGTGATTTAAcacatgaaataatttttataatattgattGATATTTGTGCAAATTTTTTAGAAAgtctcaataaatattataaaattaacttcacgcgttagtattttttaataaacatttATTTCTTACCATTGTTTTTTAGCTTTCATTCTCTCATAATTTGTTGGTAGTTAATAACATTTCCGTTGGAGAGAGTTTGTGTCTTTAAGTGATCGTACCGTTTTGGGTTTCAGGcaattttattgctttaatggTTTTTTGCAAGTTGATTTTAACGGGCTTGTAATAAAGTTTCCGTTTTTGTGTGTTTTAACATGGCATTAATGAGTTGTAAACGTTAGCtccattatttcattttattcttcttcttttttctggtTACGTCTATGAaccatatgtatatatttgtgtagtCTTGCGGTTAGTACTAGAAGAGTATATACTTTAGAGAAAGCGagataagaaaaacaaatttagtgagtatatattttttagagtattttcaaataaaataaatgtgtttttttttgtaGAGCTTTGGGCTCAATCACTTGTACAGAGTTAGTTTGGACTATACAACGATCAATTAGACTATTGTATCTTAGAATAGTCAAGTCAAGAATATTTCTGTTGTACTGgttaatttgagactttgtacGCCGCAAAGagcttgaatctccttaaagagaaCGATATTTTCGTGCCTCAGTCAAGAGTggtttcattttaattttaattaattgtaatttttattatattattgtgtatttcactAACAATTTTAAGGAGATTCAGACATGGAGCCTACAACTGAAAAAATTACGGAAAGCATTGGAAATCTCAACAATCTCTTCCATTTCAAGTGAGCTAATTTTAAGATATGGAAATGTAAGGTTCTCTTCTATCTAACAATGTCTCTTATGTTCTCACAACAAAAAATCTTGACAAGATCACTATCGAGAACATGACTGAAGCACAAGTGAAAGCTCACGAAGAATATACCAAAGATGAGTATAACTGTcgatattatcttttaaattgtcTTGCAGAtcaattttctaattattacaacaCTACTTAAATCTCtgcaaagaaaataagaaatatgcAGCAAGTCATTTTTTTCGATATCAAAtgatagatgaaaaatttatcgCGGATGGAGTTTCAAAAATCGATGCACCATAAACAAAAGGAGACATCCTTAGAGTCCTTACTCATACATATTCATGTAAAGAAGGGAGCTAGAGTTTAAGATGATTTGGTGTTTCAAAATGGTAATGAGGATTCTATAAcaaatgtaaatttaatttatgaaaatgataGCTTGCTCAAAGgtcaaaatacaagaaatagTTATTTGAAGCCACAaagaaaagatttcaaaaaatttagtaGACCTCAAAGGGtttcaaaaccaaaatgatAAAGATTGGTTCAAAAATTTTACTCCATTTGAAGAAGATAAGACTATTCTGCCTGATAATTCAAGTAGAACCAAGGTTTTTGGGAGTAGTGAGATTGAGCTGAAATTCACTTCTGGATGTATATTGATGCTCAAAGATGTAATCTATACATCGTCTATGAGGAAGAATTTGATGTCTGAGTTTTTTACTCAACAAACTGGATTTCAAACAAACTATAGAATCTGattaatatgtaattacaaaaaatgaagtttttgtGAGTAAATGCTATGTTTGTGATGagatgtttaaattgaatattgagaataaaatatagaatgtcTCTTTTTATGTGCATTCTTCTTTAAATGTTTTGACATAAATGCTTATGCCTTTCTTAGATATGGAATAAAAAATAGCCGtccattttttaacatattggaataaagtgatttttgagtaaggaatatttttttttttatgaaaagattttttttaaaaagaatccaaaaTTAGTGGGGGTTAAGTTTTTagaagataataattttttttttttcaaaagatttagCCCCTAACGttttcttcaagtttttttttttttcttctctgagCTTATGGGAGTAAAGTCGAATATTTTTAACTCTTTGATATTAAATGTACGTTCATGGTTGTTCAGTGCATTTAAGTTGCGCGGAAATTTTTCCAAGTGATTTAATATTTACGTCGGCTGCCTCTATTATTCGTCGCCGTTAGCTTTCTTTTAAACGTATGTGGTATTAATTTTGGACTTAGTGCCACAACCGAAAGCTTTTCATTATTGCTTTAAGCCGTTTTTaagattgagaaataatatttgtaatcgtgATTATATAAGTATCGtacagtcgttttaaaaaaaataaataaatataaaattcacataaaaaaattaattttttaataataaaccatatttttttttaaaataattatacaacatttatacattctacGACTGTAcgtaattttattctttaagaTTTTATTGCTCATTGCTTTAACATTTGGTTGGCTGCCGCATGATTGAGAGATTTATTCTTTTGTGAAAAAATCCGTATTAATTCAATGTGATAGTACTACTATAATTTATAGAGTACAAAACCGTTATTATAACAGTAAATCTAGActctttagaagaaaaatataatactatgagattttttttacttatggtattattaatgtggattcaCTAAACAAAACTTTGACAAGAGAAATAATCTAGAATATATCGAGGGGAATAAGATTAAAACTCATAAATTCATAAGTCATGTATGAGGATATCCAAACTGGAGACCAGAGATCATGAGAATTGGGTTAAATGGAAAAAACGAATCATATGATAGTCATAAGAAAtgcactatttatttttatttctcgtTCCTATGATGTGAGTGTATTTATCCTGTAATGTTGTAGAGGATGAGTTTTTAGAGAAACTCTTAATGAAATTTTGTAGCTTTTATGAGTAAggtgtaaaaattataagagcACCATTGGCAGATTTTACTTATGTAAGTGTGAGAATGGAACCGCTCTCTATGAGATTTGGATTTATTCTCAAATACACTTATGAAACCGAGATGAGCACAAGGCCGTAATGTGCTGGCTAATAAAGCTCATGTCAACACTTGAGTTActatatgtgaataataattatttattttccttaagCGTGATTCAATACAAAGCACATCTTCCTATGCATAATAATCCTTctttatctgaaaatatttctcttatttatattatttttttattaaaaaataatgtaggaatgttagtattttttaataacatttatttCTTACCATTGTTTTTTAGGTTTCATTCTCTCATAATTTGTTGGTAGTTAATAGCATTTTCGTTGGAGAGAGTTTGTGTCTTTAAGTGATCGTACCGTTTTGGGTTTCAGGCAATTTTATTGCTTCAATGGTTTTTTGGAAGTTGATTTTAACGGGCTTGTAATAAAGTTTccgtttttttgtgttttaacaTGGCATTAATGAGTTGTAAACGTTAGCtccattatttcattttattcttcttttttctggTTACCTCTATGaactatatgtatatatttgtgtagtCTTGCGGTTACTACTAGAAGAGTATATACTTTAGAGAAAGCGagataagaaaaacaaatgagtatatattttctagaatatttctaaataaaagaaatgtatCATTTTAGTGAAGTTTTAGGCTCAATCACTTGTGTAAAATTGGTTTGGACTGTACGACAAACAATTGGGCTATTATATCCTAGAAGAGTTAAGTCAAGATGATTTTTACTGCACCGGTTAATTTGAGACTATGTATACCGCAGAGAGCTTGAATCTTCTTAAAGAAAGCGATATTTTTGTACCTCAGTCCAAACTAGtttcgttttaattttaattaattataatttttattatattattatgtatttcacCGACAATATGcgtctgttttattttgaagttttcaTCCGAGATCTAGCCAGAAAtagaaaagggagagaaaagaaagagattgtAAAGAAGCCACGATTGACATAAATGTGCCCAGCTAAACATATGATTTCTTCGGCGTCCTAATCGCATGTCATAAATGGAATTTGCTTTTTGGTGGAAATTAAGCATGCGGCAAACAGAgcgaaaaaggaagaaaagtaaATCCTGTAGCATTTCCTAACTCTCACTTAGTTTCTTCGAGAACCAAACATGTAGTAAGGGATCATTATTTCATCATATCGGCATCTCTTCTTCACAGGGCAGTCGATTATATTAGTTGCATTGTAGTCAAAGCACAGGAAAACATTTGAAAGCAGAGGTACTTGCTTGTACAAGCTGCACTGTATTTGAGGATTGTGCCCCGTAGCAGTTGCAATGGCATCGATAATTCCATCTAGGCGGTAGAGGTTACCAAATGGATAGATATCTGtgtcaataattttatttacattaaCTTATGGTTAGTAAGGAAGTTGTTGAATTCATATATTGGCAGCATAAGTTGAATACTACAAACGAATAGAAAGCTTAAGTAGTGATGACAAACCTTTCTCTGCTAGCATTTCCTggagtttatatttttccttaagtTTGAGTGCTGTCTCAAAAAATGCATGCTGAGGGAGCATGGCTTGAGAGCAACTTCCATGGCTTTCCCACTCTTCTTTCCAGAGCTCATAATTACTCTCCCGCAGGAGCGATGGCCATTCCATGTCCAATCTATCTTTGAGGTCTGAAATCTGTCCCAACACATAAAGAAAGAACATATGGATTTTACCGAAAACATATAGAACACATTATCATTCTAATATCTCTGGGGTCTGACTTATATCCGGTATCCCTTTTAATTGAGGCCTTACTATAGTATCTGCTATTTGCATGAAATACTAAGAAATGGTGAAGTACCTTTTGCGGTGCAAACTTGCTAACAGTAGCAGTGCAGTTGGAAGGGGTTTTCGTTGAATAAGTAGATGGCCATAACCCATGGATGCTAAATGCTGGCCTTGCTGGTTTTATGCAAGACTTTATGTTGCACAAAGAAATCTGCCACTGATCAAAGAGAGACAAGTGAACTATGCAACCCTTAAGATAGATGAAAACAGAAGTGTACTGATACGATGTATGTAAGAAATAAAGTTATTTTCTTTGTACAAACCTGTTGGACGAGGTAAATGAAATCATATTTTCTTCCTGCTGTGGCTACTGGAACCTGccactttaaaaatatttctatattaATAGAGTGATGAAAAAGCCAGGGGTTTAGAAGAATTAAGAGACCAAATGTAGATAAGAACGAGCTTCTGTATTAGTCAAGCACCTTTTGAACAAATTTAGAGACATTATGTAAATGAGTACCACAAACTGCTGCTTGCTGAATTTGGAACATGAAAATGACGATTAGCATCCCATTTGTTCCtttcatctttctctctctctctctctctcaagcaaACGCACCTGTTTTTGTGAGGATCTGAAATGCTGCATTTGCATTTATAAGCAAATAAAGCAACAAATTGAACAATCTGCTGAAAAAACTAACCAAGCAATGTGCAACCAACAAGTCCAAAGAATCCAACTCAAAAGTCTCGAGGTAGAGTTGCTGACGACTGAGCAACTTGAATGATAAGGAGACAGGAGCAGCGGCATTATTGCTTTGCTCGGCACAGAAAATAAATGGACATGACCAAACGGTCTTCTTCACAGACACCTTATAAATCTTCTCTCTGAAAAGTTTATTTGCTCTAGTAAATAACAATTGTCCTTCACTGACTCCCCATTAAAATCTAATTTAATACAAAAGCATCCGTTCCAGCCTGAAATAGTCACGTACATATTTATAGCTTGGCCCCTTGGGCCTTTTCAGTCTGTTCTTTAGAGAATGGTGCTGATGACCAGTGCAGTGGTTAGGATGCTTGCTTTAAATTTCACTAAATTGCTTCTTAGGCTTTCTtagtttgggattttttttgaCGAAATTACATGGATGCTTAACTGAAATATGCACTGCAACAAATAGAGTGTGGCAAATAATCCCAATCCTTGAAAACACTTGCAAAGGGcatttatgtatttgtcttaTGGTTTGAGATATGGCTCTAGTGTTGAGGTAGAATCTGATTATGCTTATTGTTTAGTTGGTTAACTGAAGATGGTATAATGCACTGGGCTTTCAGAGAGATATGGAAAGTAATAGAGGCTGCAATGAGGGACTTATCTGTTCAATTTAAACATGTGAATAGAGAAATTAACTTGATAGCTTATTTTCTTGAGATGGGGGCTAAGGgcgtttcaactttcaagagtGTATAATGACAGATTTTTGCCTCCTTGTCTTGCGGTCTGAtggtattttttagatttcgaTCTTGTACAGTGACTTTGTTTGATAGAAACTAAAATctataaaaaccaaaaataaggGAGAACCAATTGTTGGGAACATGGATTCATTTAGCAGATTACATGCAAGTAGGTTCTTGTATCTACAGATCTATTTAGCTTTGTATCCCTCCTTGACatgagtatggttgagatttcaAATGTCTTGATCACTGTACATTTACACTGAGCTTCCCTAGACTTCGATCATCTCCCGGACATGAGTCTCAATTGAAGAGATATCAGTAAATTCGGACAGGATTGCCCTGAATTCATCTCCCGCGAGAGTTTCCTTCTCCAACAGCACGTCCACTAGTTTATCAATAGCCTCACGGTTATTTCTAATGTGATTCTTTGCAATCTTGTATGCACTTTCTATTATGTTTCGTATAGAGGAATCTATGTCCTCTGCAAGCTTTTCCGACATGGAGTTTCGAGCTAGCATCCTTAGTACCACATCGCTGCTTTGCACTGCTGGATCGGTCAATGCCCATGGCCCAATCTCGGACATGCCAAACGAAGTTACCATCTGTTTGGAGAAAAAGAGAATAATTTAGATACATATTATAGTTGTCTGATTAGTTACATAccttaaaaaatttcttttttgggaAACATATACCTGTCTTGCTATCTGAGTAATTTGTTGCAAGTCTCCAGCTGCACCTGTAGTAATTTCCGATTCTCCAAAAATCACTTCCTCAGCCGCGCGACCTCCAAGACCTCCAACTATTCTAGCAAATAGTTGTTGCTTAGAGATGAGTGCAGGATCTTCACCAGGCATGAACCAAGTTAGACCACGGGCTTGACCCCTTGGGATCAGAGTCACTTTCTGCACTGGGTCATGGCCTGGAGTCAACGTCCTGTAGTTTGCAAAAAATGTATCACTCTAGTGGCCGCGAGGCTTTCAAAGAAacagaaacaagaacaaaaaagaaaaggatttgAGGTACTTACGCGCACACAGCGTGCCCTATTTCATGATAAGCCACAAGAATTTTGCTCTTCCCATCTGTCATTTTGGTTCCCTCCATTCCTGCGACAATCCGATCAATGGAGTCGTCAATCtctttcattgtaattttttcctTGCCTCTCCTACCGGCTAGAATGGCAGCTTCGTTCATGAGGTTTGCAAGGTCTGCTCCGCTGAACCCTGGGTTCTTAGGGCAACAACGCTGAGAGAGAC harbors:
- the LOC121249773 gene encoding extracellular ribonuclease LE-like isoform X1; amino-acid sequence: MKGTNGMLIVIFMFQIQQAAVCGTHLHNVSKFVQKWQVPVATAGRKYDFIYLVQQWQISLCNIKSCIKPARPAFSIHGLWPSTYSTKTPSNCTATVSKFAPQKISDLKDRLDMEWPSLLRESNYELWKEEWESHGSCSQAMLPQHAFFETALKLKEKYKLQEMLAEKDIYPFGNLYRLDGIIDAIATATGHNPQIQCSLYKQVPLLSNVFLCFDYNATNIIDCPVKKRCRYDEIMIPYYMFGSRRN
- the LOC121249773 gene encoding extracellular ribonuclease LE-like isoform X2; the encoded protein is MKGTNGMLIVIFMFQIQQAAVCGTHLHNVSKFVQKVPVATAGRKYDFIYLVQQWQISLCNIKSCIKPARPAFSIHGLWPSTYSTKTPSNCTATVSKFAPQKISDLKDRLDMEWPSLLRESNYELWKEEWESHGSCSQAMLPQHAFFETALKLKEKYKLQEMLAEKDIYPFGNLYRLDGIIDAIATATGHNPQIQCSLYKQVPLLSNVFLCFDYNATNIIDCPVKKRCRYDEIMIPYYMFGSRRN